The stretch of DNA ACTACGTGCATTTCAAGAGCCGGCAGATACGCTTAATAAGTATCTCGTTGCCGCAGGTATAGCAGCTATATTGGCTTTTTTCTCGAAACAGAGTGGTCTGGTGCACATAATTTGCATACTTAGTTTCCTACTGATAAATGCACGCTGGAAAACCTTATTCAAACTGGCAGGTATAATGTTTGGCTTTGGGCTGGCATTGACATTACTATTTTCAGGAGGAAACATATGGCTCTTTTTCCTGAACATTTTCGGGAGTCTGGCCTCACCCATTTTGCCAGCATGGTTCTACTACTACACGTTTGAGCCACTTCTACCGGTTGCCAGTGAGTTAATCACAGTATGCTTCCTGATTGGTTTCAAGTGGTACTTCGCCGGAAAGAACATTCAACGACATTTTTTGGTATTTGCCGGGCTGCTTTTCTTTGGATTCGCGACAGGCACCGCGTTCAAATACGGGGCCGCCGTAGGTTATTATCATGAATTTGCATACGCAGGAATATTGACAGTCTTTTGGTATTTTTGTGAGCAGTTTGAGCGACGGCCTTACCCGTTATCATACTACTTGCTTCCGGCCATGTTGGCTATAACGATGCTGTTTTTCTCAACGTATCAGGTAGAACGCTACCTCACAGCTAATTTGGGCCAGTATGAGCAGGCGTATCGTGAACAGAAGCAGGTAAGTGAGTATATGGTTGCCCAACTCGGTGAGCAGGATGAAGTGGTAACTGTGCTGGGCGATGGCTTCAGAGGATACATGCTGCAACAACTGTTGTTTCGGCATCAGTTAGCGTACCAGGACGATGTAATTCACTTCCTGAACAAGAATAAAACGTTGAATTACAGTCGCTTTTTTGATATGGCTAACCGGGGCGGTGTCAAATACATTATTTTGCCAAAACCCCAGCCATTGTATTTTACTGCATTTGATTACACGTTTGACCAGCGGCAGTACACGTTGCAAAAAGTTCTTAACGGGTATCACATTTACCAAAGCAAAGAACTGACACCAACCGTAAACTGACCGCGTTTATCGTAACAACAAAGATTATGACTTCAGACGGAGCCGTATCACAACTGCTTAAAGTTACCATCGACGGTATTGAGGTCGAGGTAGAACCGGGTACTACTATTTTGCAGGCTGCCCGCAAAATCGGTCCTGAAGTAGCCCCCCCGGCCATGTGCTATTATCAGCCATTGAAAGGATCGGGCGGAAAATGCCGGGCCTGTTTGGTTCGGGTAGCAGCGGGGTCGGCCAAAGACCCACGCCCGATGCCCAAGTTAGTAGCTTCGTGCCTGACTGCCGTGCAGGATGG from Spirosoma montaniterrae encodes:
- a CDS encoding glycosyltransferase family 39 protein, which gives rise to MFGLLKWIYQFVKNNVYPLTGFFCAICTFAILLVKVKFLRSFHPDISGSERSTTYGIQLVADYQQLYTDPEQPPFWITHYSPLYYYAVGLPYRLMGWDPADIYRIQLASRFASFGFVLLALVVIYFTGKHILRLRFWQNALLVMAIFALLQHWHLTNSRIDSLLFLFSTLFLYCGLRAFQEPADTLNKYLVAAGIAAILAFFSKQSGLVHIICILSFLLINARWKTLFKLAGIMFGFGLALTLLFSGGNIWLFFLNIFGSLASPILPAWFYYYTFEPLLPVASELITVCFLIGFKWYFAGKNIQRHFLVFAGLLFFGFATGTAFKYGAAVGYYHEFAYAGILTVFWYFCEQFERRPYPLSYYLLPAMLAITMLFFSTYQVERYLTANLGQYEQAYREQKQVSEYMVAQLGEQDEVVTVLGDGFRGYMLQQLLFRHQLAYQDDVIHFLNKNKTLNYSRFFDMANRGGVKYIILPKPQPLYFTAFDYTFDQRQYTLQKVLNGYHIYQSKELTPTVN